A genomic segment from Juglans regia cultivar Chandler chromosome 14, Walnut 2.0, whole genome shotgun sequence encodes:
- the LOC109011578 gene encoding pentatricopeptide repeat-containing protein At2g13600-like encodes MILSLQQYLPQLSRQLVRHVSSQHQNLSAKLVLYHDPSAQLSYMELSQKFYEAMKACTYLKSTPIAQKLHAQLISTGLDSSIFLQNHLLHLYSNCNLINDACRVFNGIENHNVFSWNTMITGLVESGRMSEAEKLFGEMPERDSVSWTAMMSGYFHNKQPENTVNMFSLMVRNGNYADDPFSSTCAMKACGNLGYTKLALQLHGLVEKFDFGSDVYMAIQNSIMDMYIKSGKVNYAERVFLRIPNPSLFCWNSMIYGYSKLYGVGSALGLFDQMPERDYVSWNTMISIFSQHGSGVQSLSMFVEMWNQGIRPNSMTYASVLSACTSIYDLEWGSHLHARVIRMEPTLDSFVGSGLVDMYAKCGCLEFAKRVFDGLMEQNAVSWTSLISGFALFGLEEEALLLFNQMREASVALDEFTFATILGVCSAQKDASIGEQLHGCTIKSGMDSSVAVGNAVVTMYAKCGNAQKANRVFELMPVKDIISWTAMITVFSQMGNIEKARNYFDKMPERNVITWNTMLGTYTQHGFWEEGLKLYTVMRRQGVKPDWITFATSISACADLATLKLGIQIVTQAKKSGFGSNVSVANSVVTMYSRCGRIEEAHKIFDFIHGKNLISWNAIMAGYAQNGQGRKVIEIFENMLKMKCSPDHISYVSVLSGCSHSGLVIEGKHYFYSMTEDFGISPTSEHFACMVDLLGRAGLLEEAKNLINGMPFKPNVAIWGALLGACRTHRDSKLAEYAVKNLLELNADDSGSYILLANTYTDCGKLDRLADVRKLMREKGIRKNPGCSWIEVENRVHVFTVDDTNHPQIKDIYRMLEVIMKKIEDIGSYTNAITSLRSQGNHSEKLAVAFGLISLPAWMPIHVMKNLRVCNDCHLVIKLISLVTSRELIVRDAYRFHHFKYGFCSCGDYW; translated from the coding sequence ATGATCCTCAGTCTACAACAGTATCTCCCGCAACTCTCGCGGCAACTCGTACGCCATGTCTCGTCCCAACATCAAAACCTCTCTGCAAAACTCGTTCTCTATCACGATCCGTCAGCTCAACTATCTTACATGGAACTATCCCAGAAATTCTATGAGGCCATGAAAGCCTGTACGTACCTTAAGTCCACACCCATTGCCCAAAAGCTTCATGCTCAGCTCATCTCCACTGGTCTAGACTCCTCCATTTTCCTCCAGAACCATCTCTTGCACCTGTACTCCAATTGCAATTTGATCAACGACGCTTGTCGGGTTTTTAATGGTATCGAGAATCATAATGTTTTTAGTTGGAATACGATGATTACTGGTCTGGTGGAGTCGGGTCGGATGAGTGAAGCGGAGAAGCTGTTCGGGGAAATGCCTGAAAGAGACTCTGTTTCTTGGACTGCGATGATGTCGGGCTATTTCCATAATAAACAACCGGAGAATACTGTAAATATGTTTTCTTTGATGGTACGAAATGGAAACTATGCTGATGACCCATTTTCCTCTACTTGTGCAATGAAGGCTTGCGGTAATCTTGGCTACACAAAGTTGGCTCTTCAATTGCACGGTCTTGTGGAGAAGTTTGATTTTGGAAGCGATGTATATATGGCTATTCAGAATTCAATAATGGATATGTATATCAAGTCTGGAAAAGTGAACTATGCTGAGAGAGTGTTTTTAAGGATCCCGAACCCGAGCTTGTTTTGTTGGAACAGTATGATCTACGGTTACTCTAAACTGTACGGGGTTGGAAGTGCTCTTGGTTTGTTTGACCAGATGCCTGAACGTGACTATGTGTCTTGGAACACTATGATTTCGATCTTCTCTCAACATGGCTCTGGGGTTCAGAGCCTTAGTATGTTTGTTGAGATGTGGAATCAAGGTATTAGACCAAATTCCATGACGTATGCTAGCGTACTTAGTGCGTGCACAAGTATCTATGATCTGGAATGGGGGAGCCATTTGCATGCTCGGGTTATCCGCATGGAACCGACTCTCGATTCTTTTGTAGGTAGTGGTTTGGTTGATATGTATGCAAAATGTGGATGCTTGGAGTTTGCAAAGCGGGTATTTGATGGCTTAATGGAACAGAATGCAGTTTCTTGGACTTCTTTAATCAGTGGATTTGCACTGTTTGggcttgaagaagaagctttGCTACTCTTTAATCAAATGAGAGAGGCTTCTGTTGCATTGGATGAGTTTACTTTTGCAACAATTCTTGGCGTTTGTTCAGCTCAGAAGGATGCTTCAATTGGGGAACAGCTACATGGATGTACAATCAAGAGTGGAATGGATTCCTCCGTTGCTGTAGGGAATGCTGTTGTTACGATGTATGCTAAGTGTGGAAATGCTCAGAAAGCAAACCGTGTATTTGAATTGATGCCAGTTAAAGACATAATATCATGGACAGCGATGATCACAGTATTCTCTCAGATGGGAAATATTGAAAAAGCTCGAAATTATTTTGACAAAATGCCGGAGCGGAATGTCATTACATGGAATACAATGTTAGGCACATATACTCAACATGGCTTTTGGGAAGAAGGTCTCAAATTGTATACTGTGATGAGAAGGCAAGGTGTTAAGCCTGATTGGATCACTTTTGCAACTTCAATTAGCGCCTGTGCTGATTTAGCAACACTAAAACTTGGGATCCAAATTGTAACTCAAGCCAAAAAATCAGGCTTTGGTTCTAATGTTTCAGTTGCAAATAGTGTTGTTACCATGTATTCAAGATGTGGACGAATTGAAGAAGCACACAAAATTTTTGATTTCATACACGGGAAAAATTTGATTTCTTGGAATGCTATAATGGCAGGATATGCACAAAACGGTCAAGGTAGGAAAGTGATAGAGATTTTTGAGAATATGTTGAAAATGAAATGCTCACCTGATCATATAAGCTACGTATCTGTTCTATCAGGTTGTAGCCATTCAGGGCTTGTAATAGAAGGAAAGCATTACTTTTATTCCATGACTGAAGATTTTGGCATCTCTCCAACATCTGAGCATTTTGCTTGTATGGTGGATCTGCTTGGTCGGGCTGGACTACTGGAGGAGGCCAAGAATTTGATTAATGGAATGCCTTTTAAGCCCAATGTTGCTATTTGGGGGGCTTTGCTCGGTGCCTGTCGTACACATCGAGACTCAAAATTGGCAGAATATGCAGTGAAGAACTTACTTGAGTTAAATGCGGACGATTCTGGAAGTTACATCCTTCTAGCAAACACATATACAGATTGTGGAAAATTAGACAGACTTGCAGATGTGAGAAaactgatgagagagaaaggaaTCCGAAAGAATCCTGGTTGTAGCTGGATAGAGGTTGAAAATAGGGTACACGTGTTCACTGTTGATGACACTAATCACCCACAAATCAAGGACATTTACAGAATGTTGGAGGTGATCATGAAGAAGATAGAAGATATTGGAAGTTACACTAATGCAATTACTTCTCTTCGTTCTCAGGGTAATCACAGTGAAAAGCTTGCTGTGGCTTTTGGTTTGATTAGCTTGCCTGCTTGGATGCCTATCCATGTAATGAAGAATCTTCGAGTGTGCAATGATTGCCACTTGGTAATAAAGCTGATTTCTCTTGTTACCTCAAGGGAGCTTATAGTGCGCGATGCATACCGATTTCATCATTTCAAGTATGGGTTTTGCTCTTGTGGAGATTACTGGTGA